Proteins encoded together in one Deltaproteobacteria bacterium window:
- a CDS encoding zinc-ribbon domain-containing protein, which translates to MPLKDMFTDVPAQTRKMVCWDCGEEISPTDMQCPHCHADLQRKTEPKETDRSAAQEQHQPAPETGGQERYPVLKMISTVYRVIGALAGVIAITAAVIEFVTLSSFGKYGTMGGLVYGFGIIIAGALAVISCFAIAEGINVFLDIEENTRKAAQAVKD; encoded by the coding sequence ATGCCCTTAAAAGACATGTTTACCGATGTGCCTGCTCAAACCAGAAAAATGGTGTGTTGGGACTGCGGGGAGGAAATCTCGCCGACGGACATGCAATGTCCCCATTGTCATGCCGATTTGCAGAGAAAAACGGAACCGAAAGAAACAGATCGTTCTGCTGCTCAGGAACAGCACCAACCGGCACCTGAAACAGGCGGTCAGGAGCGTTATCCCGTTTTAAAGATGATATCTACAGTTTATCGGGTAATTGGTGCTCTTGCAGGGGTCATAGCCATTACTGCTGCTGTCATTGAATTTGTCACGCTGAGTTCGTTCGGGAAATATGGGACCATGGGAGGTCTCGTTTACGGTTTTGGGATAATAATAGCAGGGGCTCTTGCTGTGATAAGCTGTTTTGCCATTGCTGAGGGGATCAATGTCTTTTTGGATATTGAGGAGAATACAAGAAAGGCCGCTCAAGCAGTAAAAGACTAA
- a CDS encoding TM2 domain-containing protein, producing the protein MADQNVSMRSRLVAVLLCGFLGGTGAHRFYAGKSGSGIVMLLLFIMGIVFSFFLIGFIFLVPLGIWALIDFVMIITGSFTDAEGKKVLNWSQPTSA; encoded by the coding sequence ATGGCAGACCAAAACGTTTCAATGCGTTCGCGGTTAGTGGCAGTACTTCTGTGCGGGTTTTTAGGTGGGACCGGAGCACATAGGTTTTATGCCGGGAAGAGCGGAAGCGGCATCGTCATGTTACTGCTTTTTATCATGGGGATCGTTTTTAGCTTTTTCTTAATAGGATTTATCTTCCTTGTCCCATTGGGTATATGGGCTTTAATCGATTTCGTCATGATCATAACCGGCTCATTTACGGATGCGGAAGGGAAAAAGGTTTTAAATTGGTCACAGCCAACATCAGCTTAA